The nucleotide sequence TAGTGTTTTTGTTGATACCTTTGGTACCGGTAAAGTTGACGAAGAAAAATTACTCGAAGTGATTCGCAAAAACTTTGAACTTCGTCCTGCTGGTATTATCCAAGACTTGAACTTACAGGAGCTGCCGAAGCAACGGGGCGGACGTTTCTATCAAGATACTGCAGCTTATGGTCACTTTGGACGTCCTGACCTTGATCTACCTTGGGAACGGACGGATAAAGCAGAAATCTTGAAACAAGCGCTCAAAGAAGTTGCTGCTGTCTAGATTTAGGTTAGTTTATTGCTCATTGACCCTTCTCTCTTATGGGAGAGGGGTTTTTTAGGTTAGTCGTTACGAAGGATCAACAACCCATTATCGAGATTTGGCAAGCTCATTTAGATATTTCTCCTCAGTTGGAAGCAGAATATTGGGCGATTTTGAATGCTGAGGAAAAACAACGGGCACATCGCTTTGTGAAGTCGCAGGATAAAACCCGCTTCATTGCAGGGCGAGGAATTTTGCGCTTGCTGCTAGGACAATACCTTAATTTAGCACCAGCAGCCATTGCATTTGACTATCTTTCTCAAGGAAAACCCATCCTAGGGAAAAAACACTGCGATCAAGCCCTGCAATTTAATGTTTCTCATTCTCACCATCTGGCACTGTATGTTATTTCTGACTCTGGTCAAAACGTTGGAATTGATTTAGAATTCATGCACCCTTTTCCCCAAGCATTATCTTTAGCCCGGCGTTTTTTTCAAGAACAAGAAGTTGCCTATTTAGTCTCACTTCCTCCCCCGATGCAAGAAGCAATGTTTTTCCGCTTATGGACAGCCAAAGAGGCGTATCTCAAAGCAACGGGAGAAGGGTTAAGCGGCTTACAAAATATAGAACTGGCCCTCAATCGGCAGTCTCAGCAGTTCGATGTTATGAGGAGTGCAGAAAAGGTTCATTTATACTCTTTTATCCCAGTGGATGATTTTGTGGCAACGGTTGCTTGTTTAACGCCACAAAGTAATCAAGGGCAAGGGCTTGATCCATCTAATAAATGGACAATTAGAGACCGAAAATTATGGGCTGAAAACATAGAGAGTCAGTTTGTTTTTCATAACTGGGATCAATAATTGAGAAGAGATCAATCCCCTCCAATCAAACTCCAAAATCTCGATGATTGTTTTTGATGAGCAAGGACAAACAGCACGATCGCGCAATTGAACCTTATATTTGAGTGACATCTTCCCATCGTTCATCCTACGGATAGAACGCGGGCTTCTCCATCTCGTTTCCGAGACTTCGCGTTTTTAAGTGAGGCGAGGCCCAACCCCACTTTCTTAATTAAAATTCCTGAG is from Cyanobacteria bacterium GSL.Bin1 and encodes:
- a CDS encoding 4'-phosphopantetheinyl transferase superfamily protein, whose amino-acid sequence is MGEGFFRLVVTKDQQPIIEIWQAHLDISPQLEAEYWAILNAEEKQRAHRFVKSQDKTRFIAGRGILRLLLGQYLNLAPAAIAFDYLSQGKPILGKKHCDQALQFNVSHSHHLALYVISDSGQNVGIDLEFMHPFPQALSLARRFFQEQEVAYLVSLPPPMQEAMFFRLWTAKEAYLKATGEGLSGLQNIELALNRQSQQFDVMRSAEKVHLYSFIPVDDFVATVACLTPQSNQGQGLDPSNKWTIRDRKLWAENIESQFVFHNWDQ